The following proteins are encoded in a genomic region of Arcobacter cloacae:
- a CDS encoding divergent polysaccharide deacetylase family protein, translating into MNQKKKRSRKRKIKFKRFTQKNLVKIFLLILLFTSIISLSSYFIINKKNEILEEKKEEISTVLAETKKEITKKFEENYKDIEEFTNFKDKEPKDYFDDIIKSENKYDKFEEYTKELEKDYIEKTTPKKEIDENNDKVIKKVEEIKEEKKKEKLKEELKTEKKEIPKKIDDKNIITSKDTYIYDKKKRPKIVIIIDDVSTTAQKEKILNIGYPITMAFLPPTKAHPNSAKIALDLPFYMIHFPMQASSAFKGEEENTLKIYDSYEKIEQRVKQLRQWYPNAIYTNNHTGSVFTENEEAMDKLFRALKKYNFIFVDSRTSPKSLAKKFANKYDMPYIVRNTFLDNERDFKSVQTQLKKAIEIAKKEGYSIAIGHPYDVTFKVLKESKHLLKDVEPIFLNKLPYL; encoded by the coding sequence ATGAATCAAAAGAAAAAACGCTCAAGAAAAAGAAAAATAAAATTTAAAAGATTTACTCAAAAAAATTTAGTAAAAATTTTTCTTTTAATACTACTTTTTACTTCTATAATATCTTTAAGTAGCTACTTTATTATTAACAAAAAAAATGAAATTTTAGAAGAGAAAAAAGAAGAAATTTCAACGGTATTAGCAGAAACTAAAAAAGAGATTACAAAAAAGTTTGAAGAAAATTATAAAGATATAGAAGAATTTACTAATTTTAAAGATAAAGAACCTAAAGATTATTTTGATGATATTATTAAATCTGAAAATAAATATGATAAATTTGAAGAATATACTAAAGAGTTAGAAAAAGATTATATTGAAAAAACTACTCCCAAAAAAGAGATTGATGAAAATAATGACAAAGTAATAAAAAAAGTTGAAGAGATAAAAGAAGAAAAGAAAAAAGAGAAGTTAAAAGAAGAGTTAAAAACAGAAAAAAAAGAGATTCCTAAAAAAATTGATGATAAAAATATAATTACTTCAAAAGATACATACATTTATGATAAAAAAAAGAGACCCAAAATTGTAATAATTATAGATGATGTAAGTACAACAGCACAAAAAGAGAAAATATTAAATATTGGTTATCCAATAACAATGGCTTTTTTACCACCAACAAAAGCTCATCCTAACTCTGCAAAAATTGCTTTAGATTTACCATTTTATATGATTCATTTTCCAATGCAAGCATCAAGTGCTTTTAAAGGAGAAGAGGAAAATACTCTGAAAATTTATGATTCTTATGAAAAAATAGAACAAAGAGTTAAGCAATTAAGACAATGGTATCCAAACGCTATTTATACAAATAATCATACGGGTTCTGTATTTACAGAAAATGAAGAGGCTATGGATAAATTATTTCGTGCTTTAAAAAAATATAATTTTATTTTTGTAGATAGCAGAACTAGTCCAAAATCCCTTGCTAAAAAATTTGCAAATAAATATGATATGCCTTACATTGTTAGGAATACCTTTTTAGATAATGAAAGAGATTTTAAAAGTGTTCAAACTCAACTAAAAAAAGCAATTGAAATAGCTAAAAAAGAAGGTTATTCAATTGCAATTGGTCATCCATATGATGTAACTTTTAAAGTATTAAAAGAATCAAAACATCTATTAAAAGATGTGGAACCAATATTTTTAAATAAACTTCCATATTTATAA
- the ilvC gene encoding ketol-acid reductoisomerase: protein MALNVYYDKDCNIELIKSKKVAMIGFGSQGHAHAENLRDSGVEVIVGLRKDGSSWAKAEAKGFKVLTVAEATAECDVIMILLPDENQGDIYKNEIAPNLKDGATVAFGHGFNIHYGRIAPAKNINVMMVAPKAPGHTVRSEFTKGGGIPDLIAIHQDATGNTKELALSYASAIGGGRTGIIETTFKDETETDLFGEQAVLCGGATALVQAGFETLTEAGYDPMMAYFECLHELKLIVDLMYEGGIADMRYSISNTAEYGDYIAGKRVINDESKAAMRELLKEIQDGRFAKDFILEGQAGYPRMNAERRNSKASLIEQTGAQLRSMMPWIAAKKIVNQETN from the coding sequence ATGGCATTAAATGTTTACTACGATAAAGATTGTAATATCGAGTTAATCAAATCTAAAAAAGTTGCAATGATTGGATTTGGTTCTCAAGGACACGCACACGCTGAAAATTTAAGAGATTCAGGTGTTGAAGTTATTGTTGGATTAAGAAAAGATGGTTCTTCATGGGCTAAAGCTGAAGCTAAAGGTTTCAAAGTTTTAACTGTAGCTGAAGCTACTGCTGAGTGTGATGTAATTATGATTTTATTACCAGATGAAAATCAAGGTGATATCTATAAAAATGAAATTGCTCCAAACTTAAAAGATGGTGCAACTGTTGCATTTGGACATGGATTTAACATTCACTATGGAAGAATCGCACCAGCTAAAAACATCAATGTAATGATGGTTGCTCCAAAAGCTCCAGGTCACACTGTAAGATCTGAGTTTACAAAAGGTGGAGGAATTCCTGATTTAATTGCAATTCACCAAGATGCAACTGGAAACACTAAAGAGTTAGCATTATCTTATGCTTCTGCTATTGGTGGAGGAAGAACTGGAATTATTGAAACTACTTTCAAAGATGAAACAGAAACTGACCTTTTTGGTGAGCAAGCTGTATTATGTGGAGGAGCAACTGCATTAGTTCAAGCTGGATTTGAAACTTTAACTGAAGCTGGTTATGATCCAATGATGGCATACTTTGAGTGTTTACATGAGTTAAAATTAATTGTTGACTTAATGTATGAAGGTGGAATTGCTGATATGAGATACTCTATTTCTAATACTGCTGAATATGGTGATTATATAGCTGGTAAAAGAGTTATCAATGATGAATCTAAAGCTGCTATGAGAGAATTATTAAAAGAGATTCAAGATGGTAGATTTGCAAAAGATTTCATCTTAGAAGGTCAAGCTGGATACCCAAGAATGAATGCAGAAAGAAGAAACTCTAAAGCTTCTTTAATTGAGCAAACAGGTGCACAATTAAGATCTATGATGCCTTGGATTGCTGCTAAAAAAATCGTTAACCAAGAAACTAACTAA
- a CDS encoding RNB domain-containing ribonuclease — protein MLKELFKKIQTNNNNYTNEELEAIKIFLKDEIIIINNNNYELNSKYKVATVKIGKNLVILEDLVSELKNIKIEFDDLNGAYNGDLVLAKRVFNPRSKTKAKIIKVLDGKKAEILVYIKDKAFFTVKENIKIENKNALKYEDGDVLIIDNKSFELIKNVGNIKDSKIDEFISLYLYEELYRLEKHLDIVANMDDTKQRVDLRELPFCTIDPNSAKDHDDAIYFDKKENILYVAIADVSYFVKEGSELDLLAFKKSTSIYLPTKVLPMLPPILSEEMCSLKEGVDRYSYVFKMHLDLENFSVKKAELFEAIINSHKNFSYGRIDRVIDGHLDQYSKLEKEIFDYLIPLYEITKKFRKNRLIKGYDFRTSENRLKLKNGKLESIEVETSTASHQLVEECMLLANIEASKKVNKVGIYRIHEEPPFKAISKLVDDVNILGVNVKLQSDVHDTITHIQEKAKISMMGAEIDELIIQAQTQAKYSSKNLGHFGLGFSSYSHFTSPIRRYSDLVLHRILKTKQTPNNIDDICEHISLNERKVDQLVWDFEDRVYARWAASHIEEEIKVKVVDTQKAKAVCYEKIVGMKVVLENYKGQKLFSKMRVKIKSADIITKVIVATII, from the coding sequence TTGTTAAAAGAGCTTTTTAAAAAAATTCAAACAAATAATAATAACTATACAAACGAAGAGTTAGAAGCTATAAAAATATTTTTAAAAGATGAAATAATTATCATAAATAATAATAATTATGAGTTAAATTCAAAATATAAAGTTGCTACTGTAAAAATTGGAAAAAATTTAGTGATTCTTGAAGATTTAGTAAGTGAATTAAAAAACATAAAAATTGAGTTTGATGATTTAAACGGAGCATATAATGGTGATTTAGTTTTAGCAAAAAGAGTATTTAATCCAAGAAGTAAAACAAAAGCAAAAATCATAAAAGTTTTAGATGGTAAAAAAGCAGAGATTTTAGTTTATATAAAAGATAAAGCATTTTTCACAGTAAAAGAGAATATTAAAATAGAGAATAAAAATGCTTTAAAATATGAAGATGGAGATGTTTTAATCATAGATAATAAATCTTTTGAGCTAATAAAAAATGTTGGAAATATAAAAGATTCAAAAATAGATGAATTTATCTCTTTGTATTTATATGAAGAACTTTATAGATTAGAAAAACATTTAGATATTGTTGCAAATATGGATGATACAAAACAAAGAGTTGATTTAAGAGAGTTACCTTTTTGTACGATTGATCCAAATAGTGCAAAAGACCATGATGATGCAATCTATTTTGATAAAAAAGAGAATATCTTATATGTAGCTATTGCTGATGTTTCATATTTTGTAAAAGAGGGTAGTGAACTTGATTTATTGGCTTTTAAAAAATCAACATCAATTTATCTTCCTACAAAAGTTTTACCTATGCTTCCTCCAATTTTAAGTGAAGAGATGTGTTCACTAAAAGAAGGAGTTGATAGATACTCTTATGTTTTTAAAATGCATTTAGATTTAGAAAATTTTAGTGTAAAAAAAGCTGAATTATTTGAAGCAATTATAAATTCTCATAAAAATTTCTCTTATGGAAGAATTGATAGGGTAATAGATGGACATTTAGATCAATATTCAAAACTTGAAAAAGAGATATTTGATTATTTAATTCCATTATATGAAATTACAAAAAAGTTTAGAAAAAATAGGCTTATTAAAGGTTATGATTTTAGAACAAGTGAAAATAGATTAAAACTAAAAAATGGAAAACTTGAATCAATAGAAGTAGAAACATCTACAGCTTCTCATCAATTAGTTGAAGAGTGTATGCTTTTAGCAAATATAGAAGCTAGTAAAAAAGTAAATAAAGTTGGAATTTATAGAATTCATGAAGAACCACCTTTTAAAGCTATTTCAAAACTTGTTGATGATGTGAATATTTTAGGGGTTAATGTAAAGCTTCAAAGTGATGTACATGATACAATTACTCATATTCAAGAAAAAGCAAAAATATCTATGATGGGTGCTGAAATTGATGAATTAATAATTCAAGCTCAAACACAAGCAAAATACTCTTCAAAGAATTTAGGACATTTTGGTTTAGGTTTTTCTTCATATTCCCATTTTACATCTCCAATTAGAAGATATTCAGATTTAGTGTTACACAGAATTTTAAAAACAAAACAAACACCAAATAATATAGATGATATTTGTGAGCATATCTCTTTGAATGAAAGAAAAGTTGATCAACTTGTTTGGGATTTTGAAGATAGAGTTTATGCAAGATGGGCAGCATCACATATAGAAGAAGAAATAAAAGTAAAAGTTGTAGATACACAAAAAGCCAAAGCCGTATGTTATGAAAAAATTGTAGGAATGAAAGTAGTTTTAGAAAATTATAAAGGACAGAAATTATTTTCAAAAATGAGAGTGAAAATAAAATCTGCCGACATTATAACAAAAGTTATAGTTGCTACTATAATTTAG
- the fliW gene encoding flagellar assembly protein FliW, with translation MYNVVLPIAGFEDFKSLTIEKIDDFASFLVFDEKTKIAVVNINYLNKVKFDFQIDQEVLEKMNIKSKDDFDIYFCVVSQEPVENSIINLVSPIFINEKDKLVGQYITVEKVDPLFASIKECAKL, from the coding sequence ATGTATAATGTAGTACTTCCTATAGCAGGATTCGAAGATTTCAAAAGTTTGACAATTGAGAAAATTGATGATTTTGCATCATTTTTAGTTTTTGATGAAAAAACTAAAATCGCAGTTGTTAATATTAACTATTTAAATAAAGTTAAATTTGATTTCCAAATAGACCAAGAGGTGTTAGAAAAAATGAACATCAAATCAAAAGATGATTTTGATATTTATTTTTGTGTTGTTTCTCAAGAACCTGTTGAAAATTCAATTATTAATCTTGTTTCACCAATTTTTATCAATGAAAAAGATAAATTAGTAGGGCAATATATTACTGTAGAAAAAGTTGACCCACTATTTGCTTCAATTAAAGAGTGTGCTAAATTATAG
- the holA gene encoding DNA polymerase III subunit delta, whose translation MYKNEFDNYLKQNKRFKSYMFYGQSTFLIEQYSLAIAQMFGDSDEIEKMYFEEYDFKYAKDKLLQSSLFSSNNILLIKVEKKIPKKEVDTLVEACNKNPDSTLIFACLGDAEFKTMENSFSLKTNSVAVRFFSPTDLEALKFLEYEAKMLQIKYEISALNHLYFMHKSDLSLCVNDLRKLAILDELLTVNVIDNNCFGIGSVNFEEFLHDLLSGKDISDDLSLILEEGMNEIFLLNQVTSFVQQLFMISSYARTIGQPNPKDILGFIPPKNIWEKKSKLAINIKPEIFQEILNYLLNIELDLKSSKIDNQSLYLQSSLRKFTVLFR comes from the coding sequence ATGTATAAAAATGAATTTGATAACTATTTAAAGCAAAATAAAAGATTTAAATCCTATATGTTTTATGGACAATCTACCTTTTTAATTGAACAATATTCGTTGGCAATTGCCCAAATGTTTGGTGATTCAGATGAAATTGAAAAGATGTATTTTGAAGAGTATGATTTTAAATACGCAAAAGATAAATTATTACAATCATCATTATTTTCTTCAAATAATATATTATTGATAAAAGTTGAAAAAAAGATACCTAAAAAAGAAGTTGATACTTTAGTAGAAGCTTGTAATAAAAATCCTGATAGCACACTAATCTTTGCATGTTTGGGAGATGCTGAATTTAAAACAATGGAGAACAGTTTTTCTTTAAAGACAAATTCTGTTGCTGTTAGATTTTTTTCTCCAACAGATTTAGAAGCATTAAAATTTCTTGAATATGAAGCAAAAATGCTTCAAATTAAGTATGAAATAAGCGCTTTAAATCATCTATATTTTATGCACAAAAGTGATTTGTCATTATGTGTAAATGATTTAAGAAAATTAGCAATTTTAGATGAGTTATTAACTGTAAATGTAATAGATAATAACTGTTTTGGAATAGGAAGTGTAAATTTTGAAGAGTTTTTACATGATTTATTAAGTGGTAAAGATATTAGTGATGATTTAAGTTTGATTTTAGAAGAGGGAATGAATGAGATTTTTTTATTAAATCAAGTTACTTCTTTTGTTCAACAACTTTTTATGATAAGTTCATATGCAAGAACTATTGGACAACCAAATCCTAAGGATATTTTAGGATTTATTCCTCCAAAAAATATTTGGGAAAAGAAATCAAAACTAGCAATTAATATCAAGCCAGAAATATTTCAAGAGATATTAAACTATTTATTAAATATAGAGTTAGATTTGAAATCATCAAAAATAGATAATCAAAGTTTATATCTTCAGTCATCTCTAAGAAAGTTTACAGTTTTATTTAGATAA
- the rpsF gene encoding 30S ribosomal protein S6: MSKIKHYETMFILKPTLTEEETVAQIENIRAIIEKNGGEIAAFENVGIKELAYEIEKCKRGYYYVIYFRGNPSGIAEIERNYRINENLIRFIFIKYDSKKEVASWTKMSEEAAKKASK, from the coding sequence ATGTCAAAAATCAAACATTACGAAACAATGTTTATCTTAAAGCCTACATTAACTGAAGAAGAAACTGTAGCACAAATCGAAAACATCAGAGCTATCATCGAAAAAAATGGTGGAGAAATTGCAGCATTTGAAAATGTTGGAATTAAAGAATTAGCTTATGAAATCGAAAAATGTAAAAGAGGTTACTACTATGTAATCTATTTTAGAGGTAATCCATCTGGAATTGCAGAAATCGAAAGAAATTATAGAATCAATGAAAACTTAATCAGATTTATTTTCATTAAATATGATAGTAAAAAAGAAGTAGCTTCTTGGACTAAAATGAGTGAAGAGGCAGCTAAAAAAGCTAGCAAATAA
- a CDS encoding single-stranded DNA-binding protein: MYNKVIMVGNLTRDIELRYLPSGSAIAKSAIATSYKYKSATGEQKDEVCFLDFNIFGRSAEVANQYLKKGSKVLLEGRLVFEQWTAQDGSTRSRHSLRVDAMKMLDSKGASDMTGDTQGYTPQEAYNSPASISYDEPSHDSYGGMNNSQPKQKIEQRIPEIDIDEDEIPF; this comes from the coding sequence ATGTATAATAAAGTAATAATGGTAGGAAATTTAACTAGAGATATTGAATTAAGATATTTGCCATCAGGTTCGGCAATTGCAAAATCTGCAATCGCTACATCTTATAAATATAAATCTGCAACTGGAGAACAAAAAGACGAAGTTTGTTTTTTAGATTTTAATATCTTTGGAAGATCTGCTGAAGTTGCTAATCAATACTTGAAAAAAGGTTCTAAAGTTTTATTAGAAGGAAGACTTGTATTTGAACAATGGACAGCACAAGATGGAAGTACAAGAAGTAGACACTCTTTAAGAGTTGATGCTATGAAAATGTTAGATTCTAAAGGTGCTTCTGATATGACAGGTGATACCCAAGGTTATACTCCTCAAGAAGCTTATAATTCACCTGCATCTATCTCTTATGATGAGCCTTCACATGATAGTTATGGTGGTATGAATAATTCTCAACCAAAACAAAAGATTGAGCAAAGAATACCTGAAATTGATATAGACGAAGACGAAATACCGTTTTAG
- the rpsR gene encoding 30S ribosomal protein S18, which translates to MAERRKYGKKYCKYTEMKVDFIDYKNTDLLKLSMSERGKIMPRRLTGNSKNAQEMVEKAIKRARHMALVPYIVDTKNITDSAYARSFY; encoded by the coding sequence ATGGCTGAAAGAAGAAAATACGGAAAAAAATATTGTAAATATACTGAAATGAAAGTTGATTTCATCGATTATAAAAATACAGATTTATTAAAATTATCTATGAGTGAAAGAGGTAAAATTATGCCTAGAAGACTTACAGGTAACTCTAAAAATGCACAAGAAATGGTAGAAAAAGCAATCAAAAGAGCTAGACACATGGCTTTAGTTCCTTACATTGTTGATACAAAAAATATCACAGATTCTGCATATGCAAGATCATTTTACTAA
- the cysS gene encoding cysteine--tRNA ligase has product MNKLHIYDSVKKEKVEFNPIVEGKVKIYVCGPTVYDDSHLGHARSAIAFDLLHRVLKANNYEVIMTKNFTDIDDKIIKKMHDTSKSLEEITTTYINAYKADMKALNILNNTIEPKATENLEVMKNMIENLISKDIAYKTSDSVYFDTSKDSSYGTLSHKISDENSIARVEINTEKRNPSDFALWKFAKINDVSFEAPFGLGRPGWHIECSAMIEKHLAYKNSAYQIDIHGGGADLLFPHHENEAAQTRCSSGQHLAKYWMHNGFVNIDGEKMSKSLGNSFFLKDVLKSYSGEVIRFYLMSAHYRANFNFNEEDLIASKKRLDKLYRVKKRVYGLEASSVNKKFKEDILTALNDDMNTSMALSSIDEMINSANDKLDANPKDKNLKKELVANIYFIEEILGVGGSDAYSYFQFGIDESTKDKIENLINQRNEAKKNKDFETADKIRDELTSMEISLMDTANGTVWEKL; this is encoded by the coding sequence ATGAATAAGTTACACATTTATGATTCAGTAAAAAAAGAAAAAGTAGAATTTAACCCTATCGTAGAAGGTAAGGTTAAAATCTATGTTTGTGGACCTACTGTTTATGATGATTCTCATTTAGGTCATGCTAGAAGTGCAATTGCCTTTGATTTACTTCATAGAGTTTTAAAAGCAAATAACTATGAAGTTATTATGACTAAGAACTTCACTGATATTGATGATAAAATCATAAAAAAAATGCATGATACTTCAAAATCATTAGAAGAAATTACAACAACTTATATAAATGCCTATAAAGCTGATATGAAAGCTTTAAATATCTTAAATAATACAATCGAGCCAAAAGCTACTGAAAATTTAGAAGTTATGAAAAATATGATTGAAAATCTTATTTCAAAAGATATTGCTTATAAAACTAGTGATAGCGTATATTTTGATACATCTAAAGATAGCTCATATGGAACTCTTTCTCATAAAATAAGTGATGAAAATTCTATTGCTAGGGTTGAAATTAATACTGAAAAAAGAAATCCTTCTGATTTCGCACTTTGGAAGTTTGCAAAAATAAATGATGTTAGTTTTGAAGCTCCATTTGGATTAGGACGTCCTGGATGGCATATTGAGTGTTCTGCTATGATTGAAAAGCATCTAGCATATAAAAATAGTGCTTACCAGATAGATATTCATGGTGGTGGTGCTGATTTACTTTTTCCACATCACGAAAATGAGGCTGCACAAACAAGATGCTCAAGTGGACAACACTTAGCTAAATACTGGATGCACAATGGTTTTGTAAATATTGATGGAGAAAAAATGTCTAAATCATTGGGTAATTCATTTTTTCTAAAAGATGTCCTAAAATCATACAGTGGAGAAGTTATCAGATTTTATCTTATGTCCGCACACTATAGAGCTAATTTTAACTTCAATGAAGAGGATTTAATTGCTTCTAAAAAAAGACTTGATAAGCTTTATAGAGTAAAAAAAAGAGTTTATGGGCTGGAAGCTTCTTCTGTAAATAAAAAATTCAAAGAAGATATTTTAACTGCTTTGAATGATGATATGAATACTTCAATGGCTCTTTCTAGTATTGATGAAATGATAAATAGTGCAAATGATAAATTAGATGCAAATCCAAAAGATAAAAATCTAAAAAAAGAGTTAGTTGCTAATATTTATTTTATTGAAGAGATTTTAGGAGTTGGAGGAAGTGATGCTTATTCTTATTTCCAATTTGGAATTGATGAATCAACTAAAGATAAAATAGAAAATTTGATAAATCAAAGAAATGAAGCTAAAAAAAATAAAGACTTTGAAACAGCAGATAAAATTAGAGATGAATTAACATCAATGGAAATATCTTTGATGGATACAGCTAATGGAACAGTTTGGGAAAAGCTATAA
- the nusA gene encoding transcription termination factor NusA produces MDKIIDILDSIAYEKGLKIDDVENALKEALIKTAEKMVDATLTFDANIDRANKRLELFQKIEVVSEDDERLLANAVNKYGEPLNHENYITLEEAKEIDPDLEIGDFMNYDLEFENMGRNAATILHSNFEFRLQRFIEENIVSKYKEKIGKTVSGVVTRIDKQDNTYIEIGEVKGILQRKSRIKGESFKVGDTVKAVVKGVNIDKANGLLVDISRTSPKFLENLLTLEVPELKDKKVTIEASARIPGTRSKIALSTIDGQIDPIGAVVGVKGVRIGSVSKQLHGENIDCVEFSTIPEMFISRALSPAMVSSVKIEKAPSHGEKGKAIVTIPSDQKSKAIGKAGLNIRLASMLTKYDIELVEIASLNTNSAEIQNIEEKTTDTASLEALFK; encoded by the coding sequence ATGGATAAAATAATAGATATTTTAGATTCAATCGCATATGAGAAAGGTCTCAAAATTGATGATGTTGAAAATGCACTAAAAGAAGCTTTAATAAAAACTGCAGAAAAAATGGTTGATGCTACATTAACTTTTGATGCAAATATCGATAGAGCAAATAAAAGACTTGAATTATTTCAAAAAATTGAAGTAGTTTCAGAAGATGATGAAAGGTTACTTGCAAATGCTGTTAACAAATATGGTGAACCTTTAAATCATGAAAATTATATCACTTTAGAAGAAGCAAAAGAGATTGACCCAGATTTAGAAATCGGTGATTTTATGAACTATGATTTAGAGTTTGAAAATATGGGAAGAAATGCTGCAACAATTCTACATAGTAATTTCGAATTTAGACTTCAAAGATTCATAGAAGAAAATATTGTAAGTAAATATAAAGAAAAAATTGGGAAAACAGTTTCTGGTGTAGTTACTAGAATTGATAAACAAGATAATACTTACATTGAAATTGGTGAAGTAAAAGGTATCTTACAAAGAAAAAGTAGAATAAAAGGTGAAAGTTTTAAAGTTGGAGATACTGTTAAAGCAGTTGTAAAAGGCGTTAATATTGATAAAGCTAATGGATTATTAGTTGATATTTCAAGAACGAGTCCAAAATTTTTGGAAAATTTATTAACTTTAGAAGTTCCTGAATTAAAAGATAAAAAAGTAACTATTGAAGCAAGTGCTAGAATTCCAGGAACTAGATCTAAAATTGCTCTTTCGACAATTGATGGACAAATTGACCCAATTGGTGCTGTTGTTGGAGTAAAAGGTGTTAGAATTGGTTCTGTTTCAAAACAACTTCATGGGGAAAATATTGATTGTGTTGAGTTTTCAACAATTCCTGAAATGTTTATCTCAAGAGCACTATCACCTGCAATGGTAAGTAGTGTTAAAATAGAAAAAGCTCCAAGTCATGGTGAAAAAGGAAAAGCAATAGTAACAATTCCTAGTGATCAAAAATCAAAGGCTATTGGAAAAGCTGGATTAAATATCAGACTTGCTTCTATGCTTACTAAGTATGATATAGAGTTAGTGGAAATTGCATCTTTAAATACAAATTCAGCTGAAATACAAAATATTGAAGAAAAGACAACAGATACTGCCTCTTTAGAAGCCCTATTTAAGTAA
- a CDS encoding HP0268 family nuclease, whose protein sequence is MELLFARNELNEKPKKVQLEKIKEELAKNAQKIFYFDRDNSHKDMMALVDALEKDGFNVYFREIKYGLAEDEYMYEVHAL, encoded by the coding sequence ATGGAATTATTATTTGCAAGAAATGAGTTAAATGAAAAACCAAAAAAAGTGCAATTAGAGAAAATAAAAGAAGAATTAGCTAAAAATGCTCAAAAGATATTCTATTTTGATAGAGATAATTCTCATAAAGATATGATGGCATTAGTAGATGCTTTAGAAAAAGATGGATTTAATGTATATTTTAGAGAGATAAAATATGGTTTAGCAGAAGATGAGTATATGTATGAGGTTCATGCACTTTAA